Proteins encoded together in one Coffea arabica cultivar ET-39 chromosome 2c, Coffea Arabica ET-39 HiFi, whole genome shotgun sequence window:
- the LOC113725261 gene encoding transcription elongation factor TFIIS-like has protein sequence MEKELVELFEKAKKAADAASADGGADSSPEESRCLDALKRLKKLPINYDILVSTQVGKRLRQLTKHPRKSIQSMASDVVEMWKGIIVKETAKNRKNGNVEHEGSVKAEPGGADSGERTKVGRVNSIKLEGSVKAEPTGADSVSDKRFQRVSSVKVEKASTASSVKVERVDRSFSSTSEKAMKLETSSTEVKVEEDGKVSSGERMNVERITIEEKPNSDMRNTAPKLTSLLYTKDQVRDKMREIVAEALCKVTTEVDEDLREEVDACDPYRVATMVESAMFEKWGRSTGAHKAKYRSICFNIKDPNNPDFRRKVLLGQFPPNSIVYLSAEDMASDARQKQNEKIKEKALFECGRENSAKASTNAFKCGRCGKRETTYYQLQTRSADEPMTTFVTCVNCNNHWKFC, from the exons ATGGAGAAGGAATTGGTTGAGCTGTTTGAGAAGGCTAAGAAAGCGGCGGACGCTGCGTCAGCTGATGGCGGAGCAGATTCCTCTCCGGAGGAGAGTCGTTGTCTCGACGCCCTCAAGCGGCTAAAGAAGCTCCCCATTAATTATGATATCCTCGTCTCAACGCAG GTTGGAAAACGTCTTCGGCAACTGACAAAACATCCAAGGAAGAGTATTCAGAGTATGGCTTCTGATGTGGTTGAGATGTGGAAGGGTATTATTGTCAAAGAAACAGCCAAGAATAGGAAGAATGGGAACGTTGAGCATGAGGGTTCTGTAAAAGCTGAACCTGGAGGTGCAGATTCTGGTGAGCGGACGAAGGTGGGGAGAGTGAACTCCATCAAACTTGAGGGTTCTGTAAAAGCTGAGCCTACAGGCGCAGATTCTGTTAGTGACAAAAGGTTCCAGAGAGTGAGCTCTGTGAAGGTTGAGAAGGCGTCAACAGCTAGTTCTGTTAAAGTTGAGAGAGTTGATCGCTCTTTCTCTTCTACTTCTGAAAAGGCAATGAAATTAGAAACTTCCTCAACTGAGGTAAAGGTTGAGGAGGATGGAAAGGTTTCTTCTGGAGAGCGCATGAATGTTGAAAGGATAACAATAGAAGAGAAGCCAAATTCTGACATGAGAAATACGGCTCCCAAGCTGACTTCACTCCTTTATACAAAGGACCAAGTCAGGGACAAAATGCGTGAGATCGTTGCAGAGGCCTTGTGCAAGGTCACTACTGAGGTTGATGAGGATCTCAGAGAAGAAGTTGATGCATGCGATCCTTATCGTGTTGCTACGATGGTGGAGAGCGCAATGTTTGAAAAGTGGGGCAGATCTACTGGTGCCCACAAAGCCAAGTATAGGTCCATATGTTTCAATATTAAGGATCCAAACAACCCAGATTTCCGGAGAAAAGTCCTCCTGGGGCAATTTCCACCTAATTCAATTGTTTATCTGAGTGCGGAAGACATGGCAAGTGATGCAAGACAAAAGCAGaatgagaaaattaaagaaaaagcaCTGTTTGAATGTGGGCGTGAAAATTCTGCAAAGGCCAGTACTAACGCATTTAAATGTGGTAGATGTGGGAAGCGGGAAACCACTTACTATCAGCTGCAGACTCGGAGTGCTGATGAACCTATGACTACATTTGTAACGTGTGTGAACTGCAATAACCACTGGAAATTCTGTTAG